One segment of Onychomys torridus chromosome 3, mOncTor1.1, whole genome shotgun sequence DNA contains the following:
- the Gng11 gene encoding guanine nucleotide-binding protein G(I)/G(S)/G(O) subunit gamma-11, whose product MPALHMEDLPEKEKLKMEVEQLRKEVKLQRQQVSKCSEEIKNYIEERSGDDPLVKGIPEDKNPFKEKGSCVVS is encoded by the exons ATGCCTGCGCTTCACATGGAGGATCTTCCGGAAAAGGAAAAGTTGAAGATGGAGGTTGAACAACTTCGCAAAGAAGTGAAGTTGCAGAGACAACAG GTGTCTAAATGttctgaagaaataaagaactaTATCGAAGAACGTTCTGGAGATGATCCTCTGGTGAAGGGAATCCCAGAAGACAAGAATCCCTTTAAGGAAAAGGGCAGCTGTGTTGTTTCCTAA
- the Gngt1 gene encoding guanine nucleotide-binding protein G(T) subunit gamma-T1 — protein MPVINIEDLTEKDKLKMEVDQLKKEVTLERMMVSKCCEEVRDYIEERSGEDPLVKGIPEDKNPFKELKGGCVIS, from the exons ATGCCAGTGATCAACATTGAGGACCTGACAGAAAAGGACAAATTGAAGATGGAAGTAGACCAGCTCAAGAAAGAGGTGACCCTGGAAAGGATGATG GTTTCCAAATGTTGTGAAGAAGTAAGGGATTATATTGAAGAAAGATCTGGAGAGGATCCTCTAGTGAAGGGGATCCCAGAGGACAAAAATCCCTTCAAGGAGCTCAAAGGAGGCTGTGTGATTTCATAG